The following proteins are co-located in the bacterium genome:
- the wecB gene encoding UDP-N-acetylglucosamine 2-epimerase (non-hydrolyzing), with translation MASQGQHGETGKPSPIKILTLIGTRPEVIKLAPVIRALESTPGVVAVNTASGQHTDLFEPLAQTFDLQIHQRFRLERRDPGLASLTRELLEHLDELFEREQPDMILVQGDTTTAMIGALGGFYRRIPVGHVEARLRSGNPDNPFPEEINRRLIGQLATVHYAPTPRSARTLIDEGIADSRVEMVGNPVVDSLPWALSMTDVPERAGELIDWVGEQRLILLTTHRRESFGRTMAKRLHALRAFVCSRDDLALVFPVHPNPAVREAATRELGECDRIKLIAPLDYLDFIHLARAAWLLVSDSGGVQEEAPTLGTPLLVIRDNTERPEAVEAGVARLAGGPASELSRLLEQTYDDSAWHQTVWETENPFGDGASGQRIARSALRYVLEAREAKR, from the coding sequence ATGGCTTCGCAGGGCCAGCACGGCGAGACGGGAAAACCGTCCCCGATCAAGATTCTGACCCTGATCGGGACCCGTCCCGAGGTCATCAAGCTCGCACCCGTCATCCGCGCACTCGAGTCGACTCCGGGAGTCGTGGCGGTCAACACCGCCTCGGGTCAACACACCGACCTCTTCGAACCGCTCGCGCAGACGTTTGATCTGCAGATCCACCAGCGCTTCCGACTCGAACGCCGCGATCCGGGCCTGGCGTCACTGACGCGCGAACTCCTCGAGCACCTGGATGAACTCTTCGAGCGCGAGCAGCCCGATATGATCCTGGTACAGGGAGACACCACGACGGCGATGATCGGAGCCCTCGGCGGTTTCTACCGACGCATTCCCGTGGGACACGTTGAAGCGAGATTGCGCTCCGGAAATCCCGACAACCCGTTTCCCGAAGAAATCAACCGGCGCCTGATCGGCCAGCTCGCAACCGTGCACTACGCACCCACACCGCGCAGCGCCCGAACCCTGATTGACGAAGGCATCGCTGACTCCCGAGTCGAGATGGTGGGAAACCCGGTCGTGGATTCTCTGCCCTGGGCACTTTCGATGACCGATGTGCCCGAACGCGCGGGCGAACTGATCGACTGGGTCGGCGAGCAAAGACTGATACTACTGACGACCCATCGCCGCGAGAGTTTCGGCAGGACGATGGCCAAACGCCTCCACGCCCTGCGGGCTTTCGTCTGTTCACGTGATGATCTGGCCTTGGTCTTTCCGGTTCATCCGAACCCAGCCGTGCGAGAGGCCGCAACCCGCGAACTCGGGGAATGCGATCGCATCAAGCTCATCGCTCCCCTGGATTACCTCGACTTCATTCACCTGGCGCGTGCGGCCTGGTTGCTGGTCTCGGATTCAGGCGGTGTGCAAGAGGAGGCTCCCACTCTGGGCACACCACTGCTGGTGATCCGCGACAATACTGAACGCCCCGAAGCCGTCGAAGCTGGAGTTGCCCGCCTGGCCGGTGGACCCGCCAGCGAACTGTCCCGACTCCTAGAGCAGACCTACGATGATTCCGCCTGGCACCAGACGGTGTGGGAGACCGAGAACCCCTTCGGCGACGGAGCT